In Trifolium pratense cultivar HEN17-A07 linkage group LG7, ARS_RC_1.1, whole genome shotgun sequence, a genomic segment contains:
- the LOC123898345 gene encoding zinc finger A20 and AN1 domain-containing stress-associated protein 8-like — MDHEQTGCEAAPEGPMLCINNCGFFGSAATKNMCSKCHKDMMLKQEQATLAASSIENIMNGSSSSSGIEPAIAANVEISVDSVEPKTISAQPLVASGSEESAEKKPKDGPKRCTNCNKRVGLTGFNCRCGNLFCAVHRYSDKHDCPFDYRTAGKDAIAKANPVVKAEKLDKI; from the coding sequence ATGGACCATGAACAGACTGGATGTGAAGCAGCCCCAGAAGGTCCTATGTTGTGCATCAACAACTGTGGATTTTTTGGAAGTGCAGCTACCAAGAACATGTGCTCTAAGTGCCACAAAGACATGATGCTGAAACAGGAGCAGGCCACTCTTGCAGCTTCTTCCATCGAGAACATTATGAACGGGTCATCAAGCAGCAGTGGAATTGAACCTGCTATTGCTGCCAATGTGGAGATATCAGTTGATTCAGTGGAGCCCAAAACCATCTCTGCCCAACCGTTAGTTGCTTCCGGTTCAGAGGAGAGTGCGGAGAAGAAGCCCAAGGATGGTCCTAAACGGTGTACCAACTGTAATAAGCGGGTTGGTTTGACAGGATTTAATTGTCGGTGTGGTAACCTTTTCTGTGCTGTACATCGATACTCAGACAAACATGATTGTCCATTTGATTATCGCACTGCTGGAAAGGATGCAATAGCAAAAGCAAACCCGGTTGTCAAGGCTGAGAAGCTTGACAAGATCTAG
- the LOC123897976 gene encoding protein UPS2, mitochondrial-like translates to MVKAYKQEHVYNHPWERVTSASWRKFTDAENKRVLSHILDVNTLNTSLDSSSGKLYTTRAITVRCPWLVRRIIGEDICHCVESTVVDAKSRSMKISYRNISMEKFIEVEENTRYDPHPDNPNGWTVCQQETRIRIKPLSALASMAEKVEQRCADRFLQNSAKSRDVMERICKYLEAESSSFSL, encoded by the coding sequence ATGGTGAAAGCATATAAACAAGAACACGTGTATAATCATCCATGGGAACGAGTAACCTCTGCATCATGGCGAAAATTCACCGATGCAGAGAACAAGCGAGTTTTATCGCATATTCTAGATGTAAACACATTGAACACAAGCCTTGATTCTTCCTCCGGGAAGCTTTACACAACACGCGCGATAACTGTTCGATGTCCGTGGCTTGTAAGAAGAATTATTGGTGAGGATATTTGTCATTGTGTTGAATCAACTGTTGTCGATGCAAAATCGCGTTCGATGAAGATTAGTTATAGGAATATTAGTATGGAGAAGTTTATTGAAGTGGAAGAGAATACTAGGTATGATCCGCATCCTGATAATCCGAATGGATGGACTGTTTGTCAACAGGAGACTCGGATTCGGATTAAGCCGCTGTCTGCTTTGGCTTCTATGGCGGAGAAAGTTGAGCAGCGATGTGCTGACAGGTTTCTTCAGAATAGTGCCAAGAGTAGAGATGTTATGGAAAGAATTTGCAAATATCTTGAGGCTGAGTCTAGCTCATTTTCTTTGTGA